The DNA window GGATTCCTCCGCGCTGAGGTCGGCGCCGGGAATTTCGACGAGCACGCGGACGGTGAATTGACGCGGCGAGGGGTGGGCGCTGACTTTGCGCAGCCGCACGCGCGCGCGTACCGCGCGGGGCGCGTAAAGTTCGACCCGCCCGATTTTTTCATCGATGGCATCCTTGATGACTTCCGAGAGTGTGACACCGTCGGCTTGGACCAGAATATCCATGGTCGGTCTCCTTGCTTGATAACGGAACTTGCCTACTCAAAACTTAGCACGGAACACACAATAGACAACCGATGGAACACGAAGACTCAATAAATTTTCAATAGGGGCTCTCGGTGTCCTCTGCTGGCCGCACTTTGCCCGCGTAGTGGCGGTGGATAAAGAGGGAGTAACCGATGGACAGCACCAAGGCGACGGGCCACCAGACGAGCGCGATGGCCAGGCCGTGTCCCGTGGCGGCGCCTTCATACGCGGTGAGGGAGTTTTCTGGCGCGAGCGTGGAGTGGAGCATGACGGGAAAAACGCTGGCGGCCCCGGCGATCATCAGGCCGGCCAGGAACGCGCAGGAACCCATGACAGCACTCTTTTCCAGGCGGTTGCGGAGGCCGATGAATACCGCCAGCAGGCCGCCGAGAACGGCGGCCACGCCGAGCCAGGCGAATGGTTGGCGCAGCATTCCCGGAAACAGATCCGGTCGCACATATCCTGACTCCACCGTAATCACGACGAGCAGCACCAGGACAATATCCCAAAGGAGCTTTGCGAGCCGTTCGGCGCGGTCGTGGACTGGGCCGGTAGTTTTCAATACCAAAGCGACCGCACCGTGGGCCGCGAGTGTGACCAGGGTGAAGACCGCGACCGAGACCGTGTACCAATCCAGGATGCCGACGTGACCGCGCACGCCGAAATGGGTGAAGAAGCTGAGGGTGAACCGACCACGGACGTCCAGCGGAACGCCCCGCACGACGTTGCCGAGCGCGGCGCCGATGAGGATGGCGAGCAGGATGTTTGAGGCCACGAAAGAGAAATGCCAGCCGGTGCGCCACAGTGGATCGTCGATGTGGCCGCTGACTTCATGGGACACACCACGCAGCACGAGCGACCAGAGCAAAAGGAAAAACGCCAGGTAGAATCCCGCAAAGGCGGAAGCCAGGACCGAGGGAAAGGCGACGAAGAGCGTCCCGCCGAAGCTGACGAGCCAGACTTCGTGCCAGCTCCAGAGCGGGCCGATGGCGCGAAGGACCAATCTTCGTTCCGCGTCGGTCTTGCCGACGGCGTATTGCAGGGTTCCCGCGCCGATGGCGAAGCCGTCGAGGATGATGAACATCACGAGCATGAACGACAGGATGGCGTACCAGGTTTCAACCATGGGCGGCTCCCCGTTTGGTGGTGGACGAAGCGGGCTGCGGGCCGTGGAGAATTTCGCGGCCGACCATGAACAGGTAGAGCACGCCCAGCACGAAATAAAGACCCACGAAACCGATGAGAGTGAACAACACGTCGCCGCCACTGACCACTTCGCTGCTTCCTTGAGCGGTGCGGAGAAGTCCATAGACGAGCCACGGTTGGCGACCGAGTTCCGCCACCATCCAGCCGGCGGAGGTGGCGATGAACGGGAATGGGAATGCCAGCATCAGCAACCAAAGTAATGCGGGCGTTTTTTCCAGTCGGCCGCGCATGAGTTGGAAGCAGGCGCAAGCCATGAGCGCGATAAAGATCGTGCCGAGGCCCACCATAATATGGAAGGCGTAATAGAGCAGTTCGATATTGGTCGGCCAGGTGTCTTCGGGGAATTCATCCAGGCCGTGGACGTTTGCGTAGACACTGCCGTAGGCCAGGAAGCTGAGCGCGCCGGGGATGCGAATTGGATTATCGAGTCGGCGCTCCTTCATGTTCGGCTGACCGATCATGTTGACTTCGGCCATGGGGCCGCTGTGGAAGCGGCCTTCCATTGCGGCCAGCGCGACGGGTTGGTACTGGGCGACTTTCTTCGCATGCATATCGCCAGTAGGAAATGCCACGAGTACGGACGCGACCAAGCCGACGATGGTGCCTGTCTTGAGAAAGAGCGAGGCTTGGGCGGAGTGCCGGTTACGCAAGGCGTAAAGCGCGCCGACGGCGGCCACCACGAATGATCCCGTTACGACCGCGGCGGTTTGGTTGTGGAGGAAGACGACCAGGGCCCAGGGATTAAGCAAATACGCCTGGAGATCCGCGAGCCGCAAGGTGCCATCAGCGGCCAGCGCGTAACCGACGGGGTGCTGCATAAAAGCATTCGTGACAAGGATGAAGTAGCCCGAGAGCCAACTACCAACGGCCACGCCCAGGGTGGCGAGGAAATGATTGCGCGGGCCCAGTCGTTTCTCGCCCCAAACCAT is part of the Verrucomicrobiia bacterium genome and encodes:
- the raiA gene encoding ribosome-associated translation inhibitor RaiA; its protein translation is MDILVQADGVTLSEVIKDAIDEKIGRVELYAPRAVRARVRLRKVSAHPSPRQFTVRVLVEIPGADLSAEESSADVIGALEVVAGKIERRLRKRKTDRLAKRVRGTRRKP
- the cydB gene encoding cytochrome d ubiquinol oxidase subunit II is translated as MVETWYAILSFMLVMFIILDGFAIGAGTLQYAVGKTDAERRLVLRAIGPLWSWHEVWLVSFGGTLFVAFPSVLASAFAGFYLAFFLLLWSLVLRGVSHEVSGHIDDPLWRTGWHFSFVASNILLAILIGAALGNVVRGVPLDVRGRFTLSFFTHFGVRGHVGILDWYTVSVAVFTLVTLAAHGAVALVLKTTGPVHDRAERLAKLLWDIVLVLLVVITVESGYVRPDLFPGMLRQPFAWLGVAAVLGGLLAVFIGLRNRLEKSAVMGSCAFLAGLMIAGAASVFPVMLHSTLAPENSLTAYEGAATGHGLAIALVWWPVALVLSIGYSLFIHRHYAGKVRPAEDTESPY
- a CDS encoding cytochrome ubiquinol oxidase subunit I, which codes for MDDALLWHRLQFAFTITYHYLFPQLTMGLAWILVYWKWRHLRTGDERYGNAVRFWARIFGINFTVGVVTGIPMEFQFGTNWANFSRYSGNIIGQTLAMEGMFAFFLESAMVGAMVWGEKRLGPRNHFLATLGVAVGSWLSGYFILVTNAFMQHPVGYALAADGTLRLADLQAYLLNPWALVVFLHNQTAAVVTGSFVVAAVGALYALRNRHSAQASLFLKTGTIVGLVASVLVAFPTGDMHAKKVAQYQPVALAAMEGRFHSGPMAEVNMIGQPNMKERRLDNPIRIPGALSFLAYGSVYANVHGLDEFPEDTWPTNIELLYYAFHIMVGLGTIFIALMACACFQLMRGRLEKTPALLWLLMLAFPFPFIATSAGWMVAELGRQPWLVYGLLRTAQGSSEVVSGGDVLFTLIGFVGLYFVLGVLYLFMVGREILHGPQPASSTTKRGAAHG